One Magnetococcales bacterium genomic window, CTGTCAGTCTCAGCACCCGTTTTGGCAGCAGAGAGAGACTCTCTCCCTGGGTCAACCGGAGTGGCAGAAGAGAACTCAGCACAAAAGAGGATCATCAGCGCTGCAAAAACAGATCTGACACCCACATTTTTTAGGATCAAAAAAAGATTTTTCTTGCCCACCCTGTCAGCCTTTGGCCATAGGCACGGTTCAGCCTCCAAACCGAGGACCGGATTTAACCATGGAGAATCATTTCACCCAGGCAGACCGGTGACCTTCGATTTTGGAATGACCAATGCCGTTGTCCCCCATACCTGCTCTTGATTTTCCAGAACAGGCCTCCCACACCACCATGGTCTTTGGCAGGAGAGGCAGCTTGGACAAATTGAATATCCAACCGCCGCCCCTTTTTTTTCATCCGGAAATCCAGGTTTATTCATCCACAGCGCACAAGTTGAACTTGGCCGCTTCCAGATCCTCACCGAACTCTTCTCCCAACTCCTCCATATTGTCATCGTCAGATTCGTAATACCAGTTAACGGTGACGGACACCCCTTTTTCCGCTGTTTTATCCAACAATGTGAAGAGCTTCATGACCACCTTGGCGCTGGTGCTGTTGAAGTAGATCAGCTCAAAGTTGAACGTCACTTCTCCTTCATTCAGGCCATTCAGATGTTCTCCAAGGGCGGATAGATTTGGGCCGAAAAAGGCTGGCACATCCTCGGGGTAGGACTCCCCACGAATGGAAAACGTATTGTTGGAGAAATCAAAGTCGATTTCAGGAGAGCGTTCGGTACGTTCGATTTTGATGTTGTCCATGATTCACCTTTCCATATCCGGGTCAAATATAGGCTTTCAGAGTAAAAAAGTCGTGTTCGCTTCCTATATCCAAAAAATCAAACTCGATAGGCCGGGAGGCCTTTTTGGCGATATCCACGAATCCAACGCCCGCCCCCTTGCTCCCTTCAGGTATGTCTCCCAACAATATCTGCTTGTAGAGGGCTTTGAGTTCCTTCTGGTCCATACCCTGGATCGCTCTCAGTTGGGTGTTCAGACGTCCGACATCACCTTTGAGGATCTTATTGCCACATGCCACAAAATAGAGATTTTCCTCCTGCCCTACCGTCAGCAGGCCATAACTCAAAACAGACTCCTCGGTGCAGGGTGGCTCCCGTTCCGCCGAATAACGAATGATA contains:
- a CDS encoding DUF1987 domain-containing protein, yielding MDNIKIERTERSPEIDFDFSNNTFSIRGESYPEDVPAFFGPNLSALGEHLNGLNEGEVTFNFELIYFNSTSAKVVMKLFTLLDKTAEKGVSVTVNWYYESDDDNMEELGEEFGEDLEAAKFNLCAVDE